In the Oryza glaberrima chromosome 6, OglaRS2, whole genome shotgun sequence genome, one interval contains:
- the LOC127778114 gene encoding uncharacterized protein LOC127778114, protein MDNSERERTDSPLEYDLRKYLLLLATLVATVTYGAGFNPPGGVWQDTEAGHLAGDSIIRDSQYRRYLMFFYCNATAFALSIVVIILIFILAILHEKGKLQIPMLPLRAAMVLDLLSLMGAYAAGTSRGVLTAGNISALVATFIYMVAQMVVTLFDKKQTQEISSGDEKKKRHRKVLMLLATFVASITYMAGLSTPGGYWDNNQGGHHPGDPVLWEHHSRRLRAFFVCNTIAFVASLLIIMLLLDKKQQIFLPLDKIKITITVRTYVLYAYITIALLGLVGAYVAGSCRKPDTTIYVLSLVGAVLLCIGALQAVLFFLPQLSNISCLPIIAKLSCSPGGPSDSSSRKNTSSKTDILEKAQSLVVLLATLVATVTYQAGLVPPGGVWQKNQDGHMAGEPILLSTQAKRYKVFFYCNSTAFAASLVVIVLVRYKPLLRRRILEITMILDLFGLMGAYAAGSCRDITTSVYIIALAGGVLVYVVIHVVFFTLEDNDKEKEVGNTNSVRNGSVVHTQNNSAEGNLAEKDLCIDKRRKRLLLFAVLGATLTYQAGLTPPGGFRVADDGFGHHAGDPVLFYNFPRRYKAFLYCNSVSFMSSLSLIILLVNPNLYRPAIQSYALSVCTAAGLFALLGAYAAGSTQHLKTSIYVFVLVAVVLFIMIILLVCFYQSESKEKRDDKPKEPREKDKDGAKYHAKRKYLMLLGVLAASVTYQAGLNPPGGVWQGNSDGHGVGHSVMHDNKRYRYLTFFYSNSTSFVASIVVIILLLPTELLQKNRWLRVMNITIVLDLLGLLLAYVTGSSMRWEPSGYVIAFVIGALGCAAIHKFLSFVRRSQQQGQGNDQPSQLQEGGSRA, encoded by the exons ATGGATAATAGCGAGCGAGAGAGGACGGACTCACCATTGGAGTATGATTTGAGGAAGTACCTCCTGCTGTTGGCCACCCTTGTGGCCACAGTGACATATGGCGCAGGATTCAACCCGCCGGGGGGTGTCTGGCAGGACACCGAGGCCGGGCACCTCGCTGGTGACTCCATCATCCGGGATAGCCAGTATCGCCGATACCTTATGTTCTTCTACTGCAACGCGACTGCATTCGCGCTGTCCATTGTGGTCATCATCCTCATTTTCATCCTTGCTATCCTGCATGAGAAGGGGAAGTTGCAGATCCCCATGCTTCCACTGCGAGCAGCCATGGTGCTGGACCTGCTAAGCCTCATGGGGGCCTATGCTGCAGGGACCAGTCGGGGTGTTCTCACAGCCGGCAACATCTCTGCACTTGTGGCTACTTTCATCTATATGGTGGCACAGATGGTGGTAACTTTATTTGACAAGAAACAGACTCAGGAGATCAGCTCAG gtgatgagaagaaaaaacGTCACCGCAAGGTACTGATGCTTCTCGCAACATTTGTGGCAAGCATCACATACATGGCTGGGCTGAGCACGCCGGGTGGCTACTGGGATAACAACCAGGGGGGCCACCATCCAGGCGATCCAGTCCTGTGGGAACACCACTCTCGCCGTCTGAGGGCGTTCTTTGTCTGCAACACCATTGCATTTGTCGCATCCCTGCTCATCATCATGCTGCTTCTGGACAAGAAGCAGCAGATCTTCTTACCCCTCGACAAGATAAAGATCACCATCACCGTACGGACTTATGTGCTCTACGCGTACATCACCATTGCTCTTTTAGGCCTTGTGGGGGCCTATGTGGCTGGCAGCTGCAGAAAGCCTGACACTACCATCTATGTACTCAGTCTGGTTGGTGCTGTTCTTTTATGCATAGGCGCCCTCCAGGCAGTCCTATTTTTTCTGCCACAACTTTCAAACATATCCTGTCTGCCAATAATTGCAAAGTTATCATGTTCACCGGGAGGGCCATCAGATAGCAG TTCCAGAAAGAATACAAGCAGTAAGACAGATATTCTGGAGAAGGCCCAATCTCTTGTTGTACTGCTTGCCACTCTTGTGGCAACTGTTACTTACCAAGCAGGGCTAGTCCCACCAGGTGGTGTCTGGCAGAAAAACCAAGATGGGCACATGGCTGGCGAACCAATACTCTTATCCACACAAGCCAAACGTTACAAGGTGTTCTTTTACTGTAACTCAACAGCCTTTGCAGCATCATTGGTTGTCATAGTTTTGGTCCGGTATAAACCTTTGCTCAGGCGCCGCATTCTAGAGATAACTATGATTTTGGATCTGTTTGGTCTCATGGGTGCATATGCTGCTGGAAGCTGCCGGGACATAACCACATCAGTTTACATCATTGCCTTGGCAGGCGGTGTTCTAGTCTATGTGGTGATTCATGTTGTGTTCTTCACGCTTGAAGACAATGACAAGGAGAAGGAAGTTGGGAACACAAATTCTGTACGAAATGGTTCAGTTGTGCACACCCAAAATAATTCAGCTGAGGGCAATCTTGCTGAGAAAGATTTGTGTATTGACAAAAGGCGCAAGAGGTTGCTCCTTTTCGCTGTTTTGGGCGCGACCCTCACTTATCAAGCTGGGTTGACACCACCAGGCGGGTTCAGAGTTGCGGATGATGGGTTCGGGCACCATGCTGGTGATCCAGTACTCTTTTACAACTTTCCACGCCGTTACAAGGCATTTCTCTATTGTAACTCAGTAAGCTTCATGTCATCTCTTTCCCTCATCATACTCCTCGTGAACCCAAATCTGTATAGGCCAGCTATACAAAGCTATGCTCTTTCGGTTTGCACCGCAGCAGGCTTGTTTGCTCTTCTGGGAGCTTATGCTGCCGGAAGCACTCAACATCTGAAAACATCCATTTATGTCTTTGTGTTGGTAGCTGTGGTGCTTTTCATTATGATCATACTCCTAGTGTGTTTCTATCAAAGTGAGAGCAAAGAGAAGCGAGATGACAAACCCAAGGAGCCCCGTGAGAAAGACAAGGATGGAGCCAAATACCATGCCAAGCGCAAGTACTTGATGTTGCTAGGGGTCCTGGCAGCAAGTGTTACTTACCAGGCTGGTCTGAACCCACCTGGTGGTGTGTGGCAGGGTAATAGTGACGGGCATGGTGTGGGTCACTCGGTTATGCATGACAATAAGAGGTATCGCTACCTCACCTTCTTCTACAGCAACTCAACTTCTTTTGTGGCCTCTATTGTTGTTATCATCCTATTGCTACCGACGGAACTGCTACAGAAGAACAGGTGGCTAAGGGTGATGAATATTACAATTGTGCTGGACTTGCTCGGCCTACTGCTAGCCTATGTGACTGGGTCAAGCATGAGATGGGAACCTTCTGGATATGTCATTGCATTTGTTATCGGTGCACTAGGCTGTGCTGCAATCCACAAGTTTTTGTCATTTGTCAGAAGGTCTCAGCAACAGGGGCAAGGAAATGATCAGCCTTCTCAGTTACAAGAAGGCGGCAGTCGAGCTTAG